A genomic window from Candidatus Cloacimonadota bacterium includes:
- a CDS encoding PASTA domain-containing protein, which translates to MKKKIQSFFIAVSILVVIFIAGFFLINFVMKLIVGHGNEVKVPNLVNMNYNVAQKLCNENNLYLHEAEVVNNDEVEKGHIISQNPHPNIMTKRFRTVDVVVSNGPEMVRIPFLYNLTVVEAKLKLENAGLNLGKKIYRYSDDVEEGKVVYSQPIADELIAKRSQVDVIVSLGKYSSSSSSNNKWKNLLQGED; encoded by the coding sequence ATGAAGAAAAAAATACAATCATTCTTTATAGCAGTTTCTATCTTAGTTGTCATATTTATTGCAGGTTTCTTTTTGATCAATTTTGTGATGAAGCTTATTGTGGGGCATGGTAATGAAGTAAAAGTTCCCAACCTTGTAAATATGAATTACAATGTGGCACAAAAGCTTTGTAATGAGAACAATCTCTATCTGCATGAAGCAGAAGTGGTTAACAATGACGAGGTAGAAAAGGGACATATCATCTCTCAAAATCCTCATCCGAATATTATGACCAAAAGATTTAGAACGGTCGATGTGGTGGTCAGTAACGGCCCGGAAATGGTTAGAATTCCATTCCTGTATAATTTAACTGTAGTAGAGGCTAAACTAAAATTGGAGAATGCCGGTCTGAATTTAGGCAAAAAGATCTATCGCTATTCCGACGATGTGGAAGAAGGAAAAGTAGTGTATTCTCAACCAATTGCCGATGAACTTATTGCCAAAAGAAGTCAGGTCGATGTTATTGTGAGCCTTGGAAAATACTCTTCCTCTTCTTCATCCAATAATAAATGGAAGAACCTGCTTCAGGGCGAAGATTAA